One stretch of Leadbetterella byssophila DSM 17132 DNA includes these proteins:
- a CDS encoding cold shock domain-containing protein — protein MAETYSKKENRDKKAKKRANKAEKMEDRKFNNKKGKSLEDMMAYVDENGNITNTPPNPGKPKKEIALEDILLGAAPIEGEDPRKKGVVAYFSDKGYGFITEERTKERIFVHTNDLKVELREGDKVTFETERSDRGLKAINVEKVGA, from the coding sequence ATGGCAGAAACTTATTCAAAAAAAGAAAACAGAGATAAAAAAGCAAAGAAAAGAGCGAACAAGGCCGAAAAAATGGAGGACCGCAAGTTCAACAATAAAAAAGGCAAGAGCTTAGAAGACATGATGGCATATGTGGATGAGAACGGAAACATCACCAATACCCCTCCTAACCCTGGTAAGCCTAAGAAGGAAATCGCTCTGGAAGATATATTACTTGGTGCTGCACCTATTGAGGGTGAAGATCCACGTAAGAAAGGAGTAGTGGCCTATTTTAGTGATAAAGGTTATGGCTTTATTACAGAAGAAAGAACCAAGGAAAGAATCTTCGTCCATACGAATGATCTGAAAGTTGAACTTAGAGAAGGTGATAAAGTTACTTTTGAGACGGAACGATCTGATCGGGGACTAAAAGCAATAAATGTGGAGAAAGTCGGAGCGTAA
- a CDS encoding DEAD/DEAH box helicase — protein MNFENLNLSAPLAQALQEYGYTSLTPIQEQAIPKVLQGQDLLGCAQTGTGKTAAFAIPILERILQNPKNKRQIRVLILTPTRELAIQIGDNFKAYSKHIKISHAVIFGGVNQNKQVNQLKQGVEILIATPGRLLDLMSQGFVRLNGLDTLVLDEADRMLDMGFVHDVKKILTKIPTERQTLFFSATMPQSIRKFAASILTNPAYVEVTPVSSTAETVKQGVYFVDKKEKTPLLINILKDQSTDRTLIFTRTKHGADKLVKQLGKVGIPAAAIHGNKSQNARQRALEDFKSSRLNVLIATDIAARGIDIEELPYVINYELPNVPETYVHRIGRTGRAGAEGVAVSFCDQEELNDFKNIQKLTGIRIEVLSPITA, from the coding sequence ATGAACTTCGAAAATTTGAATTTATCAGCTCCGCTGGCGCAAGCTTTGCAGGAGTATGGTTATACTTCGCTTACTCCCATTCAGGAGCAAGCCATCCCTAAAGTTTTGCAAGGTCAAGACCTATTAGGTTGTGCTCAAACGGGCACAGGAAAGACAGCGGCTTTTGCCATTCCTATATTGGAAAGAATCCTACAAAACCCAAAGAACAAAAGACAAATCAGGGTTTTGATACTAACTCCTACCAGAGAATTAGCCATACAGATTGGTGATAATTTCAAGGCTTATAGCAAACATATCAAAATCAGCCATGCTGTGATCTTTGGGGGTGTTAATCAAAACAAGCAGGTTAACCAACTAAAGCAAGGTGTAGAAATCCTCATTGCCACTCCGGGAAGACTATTGGATCTTATGTCGCAAGGATTCGTAAGGCTGAACGGTTTAGACACATTGGTCCTAGATGAGGCCGACAGAATGCTGGACATGGGTTTTGTTCATGATGTTAAAAAGATATTGACCAAAATTCCTACAGAAAGGCAAACCTTGTTCTTTTCCGCAACCATGCCCCAAAGCATAAGAAAATTTGCAGCAAGTATATTGACCAATCCCGCGTATGTAGAGGTGACTCCCGTTTCTTCCACAGCAGAGACCGTAAAACAGGGGGTTTACTTTGTAGATAAGAAAGAAAAGACGCCTTTATTAATAAATATATTGAAGGACCAAAGTACGGACAGAACCTTGATATTTACCCGTACGAAGCACGGGGCGGACAAACTGGTAAAACAACTAGGAAAAGTAGGCATACCTGCCGCAGCTATCCATGGGAATAAATCGCAGAACGCAAGACAGAGAGCATTGGAAGACTTTAAATCCAGCCGACTGAACGTCCTAATTGCCACAGACATTGCTGCTAGGGGAATTGATATTGAAGAACTGCCTTATGTCATCAATTATGAACTACCTAATGTTCCCGAAACCTACGTACATAGAATTGGGAGAACCGGTAGAGCAGGTGCAGAAGGAGTAGCCGTCTCATTCTGCGATCAAGAAGAACTTAATGATTTTAAAAATATCCAAAAATTAACCGGGATAAGGATAGAAGTCTTGTCCCCAATTACAGCATAA
- a CDS encoding lipase family protein, whose protein sequence is MRFIALLLIATSSFAQNLTPGFNSQEYRELMHIFAETSLDSSGKYPPYPGWTRLIRSQEVGLDNLWELWSHTSGKHLICVRGTTMKGESWLENFYAAMVPAQGTLKLNSSTEFNYDLAQNERAAVHVGWLLGMSYMALDLDPKIDSLMQAGVKDLLVMGHSQGGAISYLLTSYLKRKQAKGLLPTDLVIKTYCSAAPKPGNLFYAYEYESSTAGGWSFNVVNPADWVPETPISIQTLNDFTPVNPFIHAKSAIKKMKFPQNLVLKRVYKKLDKPTRKAQKNYERYLGKMASNLIRKSQPEYLPPAYFTSNHYVRTGQMIVLYPDEKYYELYPADPNKPFGHHGLGQYLYLLDQLAK, encoded by the coding sequence ATGCGTTTCATTGCCCTTTTATTGATTGCTACCAGTAGCTTTGCACAAAATTTAACTCCGGGTTTCAATTCTCAAGAATACAGAGAACTCATGCATATTTTTGCGGAAACCTCTTTAGATAGTTCTGGAAAATACCCTCCTTATCCCGGATGGACCCGATTGATTCGTTCCCAAGAAGTAGGTTTAGATAATCTCTGGGAATTATGGTCACATACTTCAGGTAAGCACTTGATCTGTGTTAGAGGTACCACAATGAAGGGGGAGAGTTGGCTGGAAAACTTCTATGCCGCTATGGTTCCGGCTCAAGGAACCTTAAAACTTAATTCAAGTACTGAGTTTAATTACGATTTGGCTCAGAATGAGCGGGCTGCAGTGCATGTGGGTTGGTTATTAGGCATGTCTTATATGGCTTTGGATTTGGATCCAAAAATAGACTCTCTAATGCAAGCCGGGGTTAAAGATCTGCTTGTCATGGGGCATAGTCAAGGTGGAGCTATTTCCTATCTCCTAACCAGCTATTTGAAAAGAAAGCAGGCAAAAGGTTTGTTGCCTACTGATTTGGTGATAAAAACCTATTGTAGCGCAGCGCCTAAACCGGGCAATCTTTTTTATGCTTACGAATACGAGTCTAGTACTGCCGGAGGCTGGTCTTTTAATGTGGTAAATCCAGCCGACTGGGTACCGGAAACTCCTATTTCCATTCAGACTTTGAATGATTTTACGCCTGTGAATCCCTTTATTCATGCTAAGTCAGCAATTAAGAAGATGAAGTTTCCACAGAATCTGGTACTAAAAAGGGTGTATAAAAAATTAGACAAACCTACCAGAAAAGCGCAGAAGAACTACGAGAGATATCTGGGAAAGATGGCTTCGAATTTGATTAGAAAATCCCAACCGGAATATCTTCCGCCTGCATATTTTACCAGCAACCATTATGTTAGGACCGGACAAATGATCGTCTTATATCCAGATGAGAAGTACTATGAACTTTATCCGGCAGATCCGAATAAGCCGTTTGGGCATCATGGACTTGGGCAGTATTTGTATTTGTTGGATCAATTGGCAAAGTAA
- a CDS encoding RNA polymerase sigma factor, with product MEIDLQQILEGCKKNDRRSQKELYKLFYSAAMGVCLRFTQNRDDAVMVMNDGFYKVFTKLDSYDPKYPFVAWLKRIMTNTAIDFYRSSLRFQTVELSSVEQEEVHWNLENLQYEDLMKMIESLSPAYRTVFLLHVVEGYSHEEIAEMLQISVGTSKSNLSKARSKLVEKTSPKLDDYEGIR from the coding sequence GTGGAGATAGATTTACAGCAGATCCTCGAGGGGTGCAAAAAAAATGACAGGAGGAGTCAAAAGGAGCTATATAAACTCTTTTATTCGGCTGCTATGGGCGTCTGCTTGCGCTTTACTCAGAACAGAGATGATGCTGTAATGGTGATGAATGATGGCTTTTATAAGGTCTTCACCAAATTAGACTCCTATGACCCTAAATACCCTTTTGTAGCATGGCTCAAAAGGATAATGACAAATACGGCCATTGATTTCTACAGATCTTCCCTTCGCTTTCAAACCGTAGAATTAAGTAGTGTGGAACAGGAGGAGGTGCATTGGAATTTGGAAAACCTCCAATATGAGGATTTGATGAAAATGATAGAATCATTAAGTCCCGCCTATAGAACCGTATTTTTACTGCATGTGGTAGAAGGTTATTCGCATGAAGAGATTGCAGAAATGCTGCAGATTAGCGTAGGAACATCCAAATCCAATTTGTCAAAAGCCAGAAGCAAATTGGTTGAAAAAACTAGTCCAAAATTAGACGATTATGAAGGAATTAGATGA